The nucleotide sequence CGAAGCGTACGGCGCGATGGGCACCGTGCTGATGGCGGCACGCTACGTCGACGCGCCCGAGCCCTTCTACCGCAACGCGCAGGCGCTGGCGCCGGACGACAGGCGCTGGCCGTACTATCTCGGACACCTCTACACGACCCGCGGCGCCTTCGCCGAGGCCGCGTCGGCCCTCGAGCGGGCCCTCGCGCTACGGCCGGACGACGTCCCGACACTGATCTCGCTCGGCGAGGTCCACCTGGAGCAGGGCCGGCCCGCGGCGGCCGAACCGCTGTTGGCGCAGGCGCTGGCGCTACGGCCCGACTCGGTCTGGGCGCGGGTCGGCCTGGGACGGGCGGCCGTGATGCGACAGGACTACCTGCAGGCCGTGGAGCATCTGGAGGCAGCCCTGGCGGTGGATCCGGGGGCCGCCGACATCCACTATCCGCTCGCGATGGCCTATCGCGGCCTGGGCGAGCTGGAGAGGGCCGAAGGGCACCTGCGGCAGCGGGACAGCGGCCAGGTCCGCCGGCCCGACCCGTTGATGCAGGCCATGCGGGACTCTCTGCAAAGTCCGAGCGCCTACGAGCGCGAGGGGATTCAGGCGCTCGCCGGCGGAGACTGGGAAGCCGCGGCGGCGGCCTTCCGCCGGGGCATCGAGCTGGCGCCCGAGAACCCGTCGCTGCGGCACCGGCTGGGAACGGCGTTGTTCATGGCGGGCGACGAGCGCGGGGGCCGGACACAGTTCGAAGCGGCCCTGCGGGCAGCGCCGGAGTATGCCCAGGCGCACTACAGCCTCGGGCTGCTCCTGGAGGGAAACGGCCGTTTCGAGGAGGCGCTCCACCGGTTCTCGACCGCGGTGCGGCACGAGCCGAGCTACGTCGAGGCCCGCGTCCGGCTGGCTCGTCTCCTGCGGCGGATGGGGCGGCCGAACGAAGCGCTCGC is from Acidobacteriota bacterium and encodes:
- a CDS encoding tetratricopeptide repeat protein, which gives rise to MRRHGSRRHPAFRHGLLAGALAAAVAGCTADPRAPDGSGTTPPDVPGAEALRPTPLPDLSDMTPAVREQIRERYAALTAAIEGADEAGALSEAYGAMGTVLMAARYVDAPEPFYRNAQALAPDDRRWPYYLGHLYTTRGAFAEAASALERALALRPDDVPTLISLGEVHLEQGRPAAAEPLLAQALALRPDSVWARVGLGRAAVMRQDYLQAVEHLEAALAVDPGAADIHYPLAMAYRGLGELERAEGHLRQRDSGQVRRPDPLMQAMRDSLQSPSAYEREGIQALAGGDWEAAAAAFRRGIELAPENPSLRHRLGTALFMAGDERGGRTQFEAALRAAPEYAQAHYSLGLLLEGNGRFEEALHRFSTAVRHEPSYVEARVRLARLLRRMGRPNEALAEYDQVIAADARDPEARFGYAMTLVLLGRYQEARDRLEAGITSHPDQVMFRKALARLLAAAPDARARDGQRALVLVQELLAQERSFDLGEAMAMALAEVGRYAEAASWQREVISMAAQAGRNDLVQLMGGNLRLYERGEPSRTPWRDDEMP